In a single window of the Acyrthosiphon pisum isolate AL4f chromosome X, pea_aphid_22Mar2018_4r6ur, whole genome shotgun sequence genome:
- the LOC100572154 gene encoding zinc finger MYM-type protein 1-like yields MAKEVLGEIITRIKKSKYYSVSVDSTPDEAHIDQLTIVVRYMEEITPVERFLTFVPNCGHTGIEMANTLITFLDYHKIELNDCRGQSYDNAANMSGKYQGMQALIKNKNEFAEFVPCCGHSLNLVGKTAANSCVAAIRFFDFIQNLYVFFTATPTRYALLTKKLACIDKNKRVYVLKNLNETRWSCRADATKAVVFGYDFIKEALEEISNDLEQKHIVKIESKKLNESMCTLEVAFYAIFWNDILERFDLTSHLLQDPKIILQTAVNALNSLLSFVQEIRNKYEEYEEKAKQMSGLKDYAPIQLDDPDRFKSFYRMEKSTFEELVRLIGPKIQKKDTNIIEEQCALKNDYLSHLGNIDLPYQ; encoded by the exons ATGGCTAAAGAAGTATTAGGCGAAATAAttacaagaattaaaaaatcaaaatattattctgtatctGTAGATTCTACTCCCGATGAAGCACATATAGATCAATTGACTATAGTAGTACGCTATATGGAAGAAATAACTCCAGTAGAAAGATTCTTAACATTTGTACCAAATTGTGGTCACACTGGCATTGAAATGGCAAATActcttattacatttttggaCTATCATAAAATTGAACTGAACGACTGTCGTGGTCAGTCATATGATAATGCAGCCAACATGAGTGGCAAGTATCAAGGAATGCAAgccttaattaaaaataaaaatgaattcgcAGAATTTGTTCCATGTTGTGGTCACTCTCTAAATTTAGTTGGGAAAACAGCAGCCAACTCATGTGTTGCAGCTATTCGATTCTTTGATTTTATACAAAACCTGTACGTGTTTTTTACTGCAACTCCCACACGTTATGcacttttaacaaaaaaattagcttgcatagataaaaataaacgtgTTTACGTATTAAAGAATTTGAATGAAACCCGTTGGTCATGTCGTGCAGATGCAACAAAAGCAGTTGTATTtggttatgattttataaaagaaGCTTTGGAAGAAATTTCAAATGATCTTGAACAAAAACACATTGTTAAAATCGAATCCAAAAAACTCAATGAATCAATGTGTACACTTGAAGTGGcattttatgcaattttttgGAATGACATTTTAGAGAGGTTTGATTTAACAAGCCATCTTTTACAAGACCCGAAAATAATCCTTCAAACTGCTGTAAATGCCCTAAATTCTCTTTTATCATTTGTTCaagaaatacgaaataaatatGAAGAGTACGAAGAAAAAGCAAAACAAATGTCAGGATTAAAAGATTATGCGCCAATTC AGCTAGATGATCCTGAtcgttttaaaagtttttacagAATGGAAAAATCGACATTTGAAGAGTTGGTTAGGTTAATTGGACCAAAAATCCAGAAAAAAGACACCAATATTATAGAAGAGCAGTGTGCCCTCAAGAACGATTACTTATCACACTTAG GGAATATAGATTTACCATaccagtaa